Below is a genomic region from Ancylomarina subtilis.
GCCCAACTCACACGGGTATCATTAGTGAAAAACAGGTCGACCAGCGAAAATTATTTACCAGGGCGGCCCATTATGCCAAAACTCAGATGGCCGATCCCGTATTTGGGGAAAAATATCGTATCATGGCAAAAAACAAGGGCTTTAATAATCCGAACAATTTGGCCGTTCAAGATTATCTGCGACCACCTGTTATCGAAACACTTAATGCCAATGCCTATCATGGTGAGATTGGCGATGAGATCATTATAGAAGCTTATGATGATCTTGAGGTAGAGAAAGTTGCTGTTGAAATTTACCATGCCGATGGCAGCCTGGTGGAAAAAGGCATGGCCAGCACCAATGGAAATCCTTATGAATGGCACTATGCTGCCAGTGTTGCCAATGCAGAATATGCCGGAGATAAAGTTGTTGTTAAAGCCTTTGATCATCCGGGTAATGAAACTCTACAAGAACTGGTATTGACCTCACAAAACTAAGGCGGTTTGGTTCATCCTGCGAAAATTCCGACAGAGAAAAAACAGGCTGCCGGCATTTTCATCCTCTGGTAAGCTTCGGCTTATAAGCACGCTCCCTCCAGTATCAGGACTGGAGGGAGCGTCTTTTTAATCAACTTAAGGTCGAACCTGAATTCCATATTTTAATCAATGTACGCGATAAAACCGACCGAAGGAAGCTTGGCGAAACTAATTATGCACTGGTAGAGGGCGCAACGGTTTATGTAAGTGGAGTGCGGGATTAAAAGTTGGAAACTTTCAAAACCGCATGGAGCCAATTCGTTTATTCATAATTTCAAATTTTCCGTCAATCGTCAAAGACGAATTGGCGGTGTTACATCAACGCGAAACAGTTGGATTGCCCACTGAAACCCGCATTACATTTACATTTTGTTAGCGAGTCGTTATTTTCTCTTTCGCTTTATTTAGCTCTTTTAATATTGTCTTTGCAAACTTTTTTACCTTTTTAGGATAGTCTTCTTCTTCTAAGTCAGATTCAATAAAATCTACAGAACTATCAAGTTGCTCGTAAAATTCACTTATTGTGATTTTGTTTTTCATTAAATCGAAATTCATTTCTGTCAATTGGTCAATTTCGGATTCAATGGTGAAAAGTATCTCTAAATCATCATCTTCGTACGATTCAATCTTAAAATCTTCATAAACAGCTTCAATCTTTTCTAATTGTTTCTGAAAATTATTTCCAAAATTTCTTTTATCATCGTGATTGAATTCAGGAATACTATCTAAAAACTCTTGTTCTTTTTTACTTGTTTCGACTAACAGTTCTTTTTGTTCAGTTGATAATCCATTAAAAGCCTCTGCGATTTTTTCGGTTACATCTATCTCAATTGTTAAGGATTGATTTTTTTGCGTTGAATGTTTTGTTTCTTTTTGAATTGAAGATGCAATTGGAATTTCAATATTTAAATCTTTGTCTTCATCATTGCACATTTTAATAAAATCTTTCTCGGACAAAATTTTAATTAGTTTTCCTTTTCCTATAAGTTCTTCAGTTTTTCTGTGTTTTGAACTTTTTTCGTAACCAGCTAATTTTGTTGAATCTTGCGTTCCCACAACTAAAATCGTGGTTTTTTGTGTAACTGAGTTTAAAACATTACAACCTATTTTGGCTGCAATACCAGCAGCTTCTTTTCTTGGTAGCGATAATGCTCCTGTAAAAACCAAATTTTCTCCGAAAAGAGAACCTTCTGGATTTCCTTCTTGTTTTATTGATGCTGAATAGTCAGATTTTGAAGTGCTTTGATTTATTGGCATTCCAATTCTTTGGAACCAATCTTCAATTGACATTTCTTTAATTAAACATGCATTTGCTACTACTAAACCTGCTGCAATTGCATCTTGAAGTGCATCGTGGTGTTCAAATGTTATATCTAAAAAGTCTGCGATATTTTTTAATCCGTATCCTTTGTATGCAAACTGTTCCCAGGTTCGTCTTGTTATTTTAGCTGAGTCCAGCCATTTTGTTTTTATTGGTGGTAGTTGATATTCTTCACAAACTCTGTTTAATGCAACTCTGTCAAATGGCATGTGATGAACAGTAATTTTTTCTTCCAGACGATTTCTAATTTCCTCGTAGATTGTATCAAAAGTCGGGGAGTTTTTAACATCAGATTCTTTAATGCCATGAATAGAAATATTAAACGGGTCAAAATATGATTCAGGATTAATTAATGAACTCCATTTATTAATGACTTTTCCGTTTTCAAATTCCGCAATTCCAATTTGACAGATACTTGAATAATCTGCATTTGCGGTTTCAACATCTAATGCTAAATATTTCATGTTGTTTGGTTTTTTATAATGCTCGCTAACTTGTTTATGTGTTCACAAAACCTGTACTATATTTCCATTAGAAACATATATTATACAGCTTTGTGGTATTCTATTATACCTTTCTCAAACTTAGTAAATATTAAGCATAAATAATTTATGATTTGCTCAAAATCATCAAGATGTTTATAACAGTATAAGAGAATCCCTGTATATCACGCTTAGGCTGCTTCGAGCTTGCATTTCAGCACAGAAAATCGATTTTCAATAGTGAATCGTATTCTTTTGGGGACTTGCAGAAGCTTGTTTGATGCAGGGGTGCAGAAAAACCTTACCCACCCCGCTACCGCACGATTGCATCGTGTGGTTACTACATCACTACAATTACTCCATTCAATACCCCTTTATCTCCTCTATAATCTCTTGCGCTACTATATACATAGTCTTCAGGATAAGAGACCAAACCTTCCTCAACTGGATTGTTATGTATGTAATTTATTTTCTCATCAAACACTTTATTACTCCACAACTCGATTGGTTTATTATCGTGTCTCCAAAATTGATACTTCTTTACGTTAGAAGATTTTGCTCCCGCTTTTAGGAATTGCTCTAATAACCACTCTTTCCTACTTTCCCTATTGTTATTTTTTATTGCTTCCACTATCGCCTTGCTCGTGAATCGCTTAAAATCTCCTAAAAGCAATTCTGGCTTTTGACCATCTGCACTTCTAAAAATTAAATGAACATGATTAGTCATGATACACCAAGCAAAAATATCCATCCCCTTATGCTTTTGACAATAATGCAAACTGTCAATTATGATGTCTTTGTATTCGCTTCTAGTAAATACATCCAGCCATTCTACTACTGCAAAGCTTATAAAATAAACTCCCTCCGGATTATAAAATTTATAATTACGACTCATAGTAGAATTTACACTAAACAGTTAATCATTAATACTTAATTGCATTACCTACCACATATCCTTCACAAACCACACGATGCAATCGTGCGGGAGCGGGGGTTAATTTTCATCTCGTTTAAAATACATGGTAATGGTAGCTTTTTCTATGGTTTTCGAGTTCAGGTAAAAACCAACCAAAGCAGGGTTTGCATCTTTCTCCAATCCCAGTTTGTCAACACTTAAGGCATATATGGTAATTTCGTATTTGTGAAACCCATCTCCCTGTGGCGGACAAGGACCGCCATATCCGTAGCCTCCGAAATCGGTTCTACTCTGAATGGCTTGTTGGGGCATTAATTTACTACTTAGATTGCCTGCATTTGATTTTATTTCGGAAACATTTTTCGGAATATCAAAAACTACCCAGTGCCACCATCCACTGCCTGTTGGGGCATCGGGGTCGTACATGGTTATGGCAAAGCTTTGTGTGTTTTCTGGTGCATTTTCCCAATACAATTGGGGCGAAATATTTTTTCCTACACATCCAAAACTGTTAAAAACCTGTGCTTCTGTCACCTGACCTCCCACATCCTTACTTTTTAAGGTAAATGTCTGAGCCATCAAGCCTGACGATGTTAGTACAAAAATTATTGAAAATACTATTGCTCTCATAATGTTTAAATTTAAAGTTGAAAATTTATTTATCGATGCAAATTTACATTATAGGTCAATAGATTTAAGTTCAAATAGTATTCCTATAAGGTCATATGTTTGCTTGTTGTTTTGGTGTAATCCCATAATAGGTCTTGTATGCTTTAATAAAATTAGAGAGTGTTTTATATCCTACTTTAAAGAATATTTCAGATGGCTTTTTTCCATTCTCTAACAATGATTTGGCAATTTTCAAACGTTCTGCTAATAGCCATTTTTTTGGTGTGGTTCCGTAGTATTTTTGGAAATGCCTTTTAAATGTTGAAGGGCTTTGGTTGCAAAGGAATGCAAACTCTTCGATACTAAGCCCTGATGTAATATTGTTTTGAATAATGTTCTTGAAATTTAATTCGTAATTGGAATAGGTTATGGATAGTACAGAATTTAACTCATTAGGATAGGTCTTTAACAGGTAAATCAAAATCTCTTCAAATTTTAACTGTAGTAATTCTTGTGGGGTAGTTTTATTTTTTGATAATAATGTTTTTAGTGAAGCCCTGAAATTCAGTGTATATAAGTCGTGTTTAAGTACCAATATTCCAGTGGTTTCGTGTGTATTTGAGATTAAGTTTTTGTATTTTGTTTTAAATGCCACTAATGATTCATTACTATAGGTTAATAAAATACTGTTATAACTCTTGGTCAGGTTTGACCTTTTTTCAGTCATTAGGCAGTTTGAAGCATTGACAATAACAAACTTGTCTTCTGATATGGAAACGGGCTCTTTCTCATGAAAAATTTCTTTATGCCCTTCAATCAGAAAGCTTATCACATTTTGTTTAAAAAAGACTCTGTTTTTTATATCGTCGTTGTAATTACGATAATCTACCAAATTGATTTCAGGTAAGCCATTTTTGATGGGAATAATATCTTTAGGAATAGTAACTGCTTTCATTTCTTTAGTATTGGTGCTAACGGTCTTGCTAAGTTTCGTGGGCGATTTAAAAGAGTTATCCTTTCAAACCGCTAAAGAAGCAAGCCGATTTAATTAACGTATTCATGTTTTGAGCAAACCAATTGAAT
It encodes:
- a CDS encoding exonuclease domain-containing protein, coding for MKYLALDVETANADYSSICQIGIAEFENGKVINKWSSLINPESYFDPFNISIHGIKESDVKNSPTFDTIYEEIRNRLEEKITVHHMPFDRVALNRVCEEYQLPPIKTKWLDSAKITRRTWEQFAYKGYGLKNIADFLDITFEHHDALQDAIAAGLVVANACLIKEMSIEDWFQRIGMPINQSTSKSDYSASIKQEGNPEGSLFGENLVFTGALSLPRKEAAGIAAKIGCNVLNSVTQKTTILVVGTQDSTKLAGYEKSSKHRKTEELIGKGKLIKILSEKDFIKMCNDEDKDLNIEIPIASSIQKETKHSTQKNQSLTIEIDVTEKIAEAFNGLSTEQKELLVETSKKEQEFLDSIPEFNHDDKRNFGNNFQKQLEKIEAVYEDFKIESYEDDDLEILFTIESEIDQLTEMNFDLMKNKITISEFYEQLDSSVDFIESDLEEEDYPKKVKKFAKTILKELNKAKEKITTR
- a CDS encoding REP-associated tyrosine transposase, which translates into the protein MSRNYKFYNPEGVYFISFAVVEWLDVFTRSEYKDIIIDSLHYCQKHKGMDIFAWCIMTNHVHLIFRSADGQKPELLLGDFKRFTSKAIVEAIKNNNRESRKEWLLEQFLKAGAKSSNVKKYQFWRHDNKPIELWSNKVFDEKINYIHNNPVEEGLVSYPEDYVYSSARDYRGDKGVLNGVIVVM
- a CDS encoding YbhB/YbcL family Raf kinase inhibitor-like protein, whose amino-acid sequence is MRAIVFSIIFVLTSSGLMAQTFTLKSKDVGGQVTEAQVFNSFGCVGKNISPQLYWENAPENTQSFAITMYDPDAPTGSGWWHWVVFDIPKNVSEIKSNAGNLSSKLMPQQAIQSRTDFGGYGYGGPCPPQGDGFHKYEITIYALSVDKLGLEKDANPALVGFYLNSKTIEKATITMYFKRDEN
- a CDS encoding helix-turn-helix domain-containing protein, producing MKAVTIPKDIIPIKNGLPEINLVDYRNYNDDIKNRVFFKQNVISFLIEGHKEIFHEKEPVSISEDKFVIVNASNCLMTEKRSNLTKSYNSILLTYSNESLVAFKTKYKNLISNTHETTGILVLKHDLYTLNFRASLKTLLSKNKTTPQELLQLKFEEILIYLLKTYPNELNSVLSITYSNYELNFKNIIQNNITSGLSIEEFAFLCNQSPSTFKRHFQKYYGTTPKKWLLAERLKIAKSLLENGKKPSEIFFKVGYKTLSNFIKAYKTYYGITPKQQANI